The genomic DNA ATGTCGCTCCATTCGCCACGATGTAAAAAAGCAAAACGATAACGCCTATAATAAAAGACAAGCCAAAAAATCCGTAACTCGCCGTGATGATCGCCACATGAATAACCAACCAGTAAGATTTTAGCACGGGTACCAGCGGTGTAATCTGTGGGTCTAAACTCACGGCACCGTGGGCAAAGCCCATCAACAATACCGCCACCAAAAAGCCTGCCGAAGGAATCAGCGCATTGTTATTTCGGTAGAGTAAAAGCCCTGCGCTAATGCCCACCCAAGAGATGAACATAATCGCCTCATAACCATTACTCCACGGCGCGTGCCCAGAGATATACCACCTTGCTGCCAAGCCTAAAAAATGAACAATATAGCCCAATACCCCCAAAGCCAAAATCACCTTGATGCCGCGGTGTAGCCATTGGTTGGGTTTAAACAATTCTATAAATCCTAAAATGAGAAGCAAAGCCGCAATGACAGCATAGAAAATCATCAATTTAAAATTGACATCTAACTTATTCATTAACAGTTCTAAATCTATTTTAGTTTGAGAAGGTAGCACATTTTTACCCCACTTCTGTTGGTAAGCTTTTACCTTATCCAACTCTTGGTTGGCAGTTTTCCATTGGTTACTTTGCGTTGCCATAAGAACGGCAGCCAGATAAGGTCCCAAAATATTTTGCGCCGTGCTATCTACATTAAAGTTGGTATCCATCACAGAATTCCACTTGTGGTTAGGGTCGTTCTGCACTGGGATTACACGGAAATACTGCCAAGACATCAAGGCATTCATCACTTGGACTTTATCATTCAGCTTGATGACCGCCTGGTCGTATTTGGATTGCTCAGCAGGTTTTTTATTGAATGCCGTGTTATAATCTTCTTCCAAAACAAACCTCAAATTGCCGTTGGCATCGGCTGGGAAGAGCTTTACTAAACTGGTATATCCATCTTGGTTGGCTTTGGTTTTTTGCTCCAATTGCTGCCCTACTTTACCCCGAGTTTCCACTTTGATGATGTCCACCTGCGCCCAAAACATTGGGTCTATGGTAGCCGCCAAAAACCACTGGTTGGCATCTAATTGTTTAAATTTTTCCTTGCCTGTCAGCTTTCTCAAAATATCCAACGCCTGCGTATTGATCGGCTGGATTCTTCCATCATAACTCTGTACCAACAGCGCTCCAAACCGCTCTGCATGGTCTTTATCAATATTGATGTGCTGCACCATTTCATCTGCGGAGAGTGTTTTCTGAGGCTTCGCTGGCGCTTGTGCATAGGCAAAACCTAAACTCAAAAAGGCGAATGCTAAACTGAGCGTTTTTTTCTTGCCCGCTTCTTTAATCATTTGGTTGAGTGTCCAAAAGCGCGTGCCTTTCCAAAATAAAGTGATAAACATCGCTAAAAACATCAAACCATAACCGATGTAAGTGATGAGCGTTCCCCAATAATCGTGGTTAACGGAGAGCACAGTGCCCTGTCTATCAGGATCAAAACTGGATTGAAAAAAGCGGTAACCTTTATAATTTAATACATGGTTCATATAGATCTTATAAGGCGTTTGTTTTCCTTCATCAATAATCTGAACATGGCTCTCATAAGCCGATGGCGAGGAGCTCCCAGGGTAAGTTTCCATCACGAAATCATCTAATTTTAATGCAAAAGGCGTGGTATACACTTTGGCACCAAAGCCCAACATCACATTCATCCCATCAATGGTGATTTGCTTGACCAAATTAGGATTATAGCTCTGCACTTGGAGCGCCACCTGTTGCTTAGTTTTAGGCCCTTGAACCTCTACCAATAGCTCATCGGGAACATTCTTATCTTTGTTTTTATCCCCAGAATAAGAAATAATTTCGCCCCTCTGTAATCCTTCTGGCACCACAATTTTAAGGTGGTTGATGGTGTAGAGACTTCTGAGCGCCAACGGCTGATATTCATCTTTTTTAGTAGTACCCGTTGCTTGGGTTGCCATCGTCATATATTGCGCATCTATAGGGGTTTTAATCCAAAGTTCGTTGCCTTGTTTCTTAAATTCCACGGCACCATCTATCGGGCGGTTAAAGGAAACCAGCGCGCCATCAATGTTCTTCACCTCGCCCTCGGCTAAGTAATAATCCAAACGCCCCACCTCGTCTGTGGTTACAAAATGTAAATATTCCTTACCCGAAGTGGTCACTTTCAGGCTGTCTTTTTTTCTCGGTGTATAAGCCAACTGGGTCACCTTAATTTTTTGTCCGTGAAAATCATAAGTCGCCTTGAAACGGTGGTTGGTTACTGCGCTCCAAAACGGCACTTCTGGCGTCATTTCAAATGGAATATCCTGATAATTAAGCACCTCGCCTTTTTCTTCAATCTGAATTTTAAAAAAGTTTTTATGCGAGGTTATCTCTTTTGAAGTTTCCCCTTCGCGGATGTGCATTTGTCCCTCGTAGCTGATGTAGCGCGTGATTGCCCCACCAATAAACAACAAAATAAAAGCCAAGTGAAAGGCTAAAATAGGCCATTTTTCTCTCCGCCAAAGTCGGTAGCGCTCTATATTGCCAATAAAATTAAGAATGAGCAAGAACATCAACAGTTCAAACCATTTAGAATCATATATAAACGCCTTGGCGGCAGGGGTTCCGTAATCATTTTCAAGAAATGTAGCATACGCCATAGAAACGGCATAAATCAATAAAAGCACCGCCATAGTGCGCGTGGAAATCAGGAGGTTTTGTATTTTTTTCATAGATATTTCGTGAGGCTTTTTGAGCCCTACACGAACTGCAAAAATAAGCATGTTATTTCAATTGAGCAAAAGAGATTTTGCAGAATCTTCCGCCGTAAAATTCGCTATTTTAGGTTATACCAAAGTGAATTTCTCCAGCGCTACTCGGTGGGCTTTATTCAAAAAAAGACTATTTTTGCCGTTGGATTAGTTTTAATGCCTATGAAAGTTGGATTTTTAGGTCCCCAAGCCTCTTTTACGCAATTGGTGGCTTCGCAGATATTCCCTGAGGAAAGCTTGATTCCGCAGGCTAACATTTTAGATTGTTTCTCTGCAGTGCAGGCTGGAAATTTGGATAAAGCCGTAGTTCCCTTAGAAAATTCCATAGAAGGCACCGTGTCTATGAGCTTGGACTACCTCTATGATTTTAAGTCTATTTTTATAGAAGCCGAAGCCATTTTGCCTATTGTGCATCACCTGATGGTTCATCCTCAAAATCAAACCGTAGCCCATATTATCTCTCATCCACAGGCTTTGGCGCAGACTTTTCAGTTTCGGCGACAGGCGTATCCAAACTCCAGCACGCAAGATTATAGCTCCACCGCAGCAGCGGCAAAATGGGTTTCCGAACACCCCGAACAACCTTGGGCAGCGGTCGCCAATACTTATGCGGCGCAACTTTATGGGCTTAAAATCCTCCATTCTTCCATCCAAGATTTTGAGCAAAACCATACGCGCTTTATTATTATTTCAAAGCAAAATCATTCATTGCAGCTACCCCACCAAGATTTAGGACAAAAAACAGGGCTGATGATTACCCTTCCTAATGATTATGCGGGTGGGCTCCACCAAGTACTTTCCGTTTTTGCTTGGCGGCGAATGAACCTCTCCAAAATAGAAAGCAGAACGCTAAAAACAGGCTTAGGAAATTATTTCTTTTACATCAATATTGTTGGAGATTGGGAAAATATTCTCTACCAAAACGCCATTGCAGAACTTGAATCTTTGGGCGTTAGCGTTCGTTTTTTAGGCAACTACCACGAGTATCGTTTAGAAGGGTAAAGCATTTATTTTGTGTTAATTAGCAAAAAAATACAAATAAGAATAAACAAAAAATCGACTTCAAAATCCATTGAAACCGATTTCTATTTTAAATAATAAAATCGTTATTTTTGAGACTTCATTTCAGTATAAAATTGAAAGAAGCACGGAATACTCTCTATCCCTTTATAAAAATTATAAAGTCCATAATGTTCGTTCGGTGAATGGATGGCATCGGTACCTAAGCCAAAGCCCATAAGGACGCATTTAGAACCTAAAACCTCCTCAAATAGCGCTGTAATAGGGATACTGCCACCGCTTCGGAATGGTAAAACCTCTTTCCCGAAGGCTTTTTCCATCGCTTTTTTAGCGGCTAAAAATTCCTCAGTGTCGCTTTTCAGCACATAAGGCATTCCGCCGTGGTGTGGCGTTACCTTCACTTTAACGCTCGCAGGCGCTATTTTTTCAAAATGTTTTACAAATTTTTCTGTAATTTCATCTGGCGTTTGGTTAGGCACTAAACGCATTGAAATTTTAGCAAAAGCCTTGGACGGAATGACCGTTTTGGCACCCTCACCAATGTAGCCACCCCAGATGCCATTAACATCTAAAGTTGGGCGGATAGAAGTGCGCTCAAGCGTGGTATAGCCTTCCTCGCCTTGAACATCACGAAGCCCAATGGCTTTTTTAAACGCCTCTACATCATCTTTCAACTTGTTCATTTCTGCCCTTTCTTCCAGCGAAACCACTTCTACATTATCATAAAAACCTTCCACTGTAATTCTGCCGTTATCATCAATTAAGCTGGCAATCATTTTAGCCAAAACATTGATCGGATTAGGCACGGCACCGCCATAAAGCCCTGAGTGCAAATCTCGATTAGGACCTTCCACCTCTACTTCCACATAGCTCAATCCACGGAGCCCCGTAGTCACCGTAGGTTGCTCCATAGAATAAAGCCCTGTATCCGAAATTAAAATAACATCACAGGCTAATTTTTCTTTATTTTCTTTGAGAAAATCCGCTAAACTGGCAGAGCCCACCTCTTCTTCTCCTTCAATAATAAACTTGACATTACACGGCAAAGTCTGGGTTTTCATCATCGCCTCAAAAGCTTTGAGGTGCATAAAAAACTGGCCTTTATCATCGGCGGCACCACGCGCAAAAATAGCCCCTTCAGGGTGTAATGGCGTTTCTTTAACCACAGGTTCAAAAGGACCACTCTCCCACAATTCCAATGGATCTGGCGGCTGCACATCATAATGCCCATAAACCAAAACCGTAGGAAGCGCTGGGTCTATTATTTTTTGCCCAAAAACGATGGGATAACCTTTGGTTTCACAAACTTCTACTTGGTCTGCACCTGCTTTTTTGAGGTAGTCTGCCACGGCATCGGCGCAGTTTAAAACATCTTGATTATAAGCTGGGTCTGCACTAATGGAGGCTATTTTAAGCAAATCTATGAGCTCATCTAAAAATCTTTTTTTGTGCTCTGTAATGTAATTTTGTGTGTCTTGCATTCGTTTAAATTTGAGAAGTAAAGATAAAATTTTTTAGCGAAATAGAAAAATGCTTTATCTCATAATGAAGATAAAGCATTAAAAATCATAGTTATGTATTGTTTATTTCGTAAATCTTACTGCCATTTTTCTATCAGAAGCTCTCTCTTC from Riemerella columbina includes the following:
- the ccsB gene encoding c-type cytochrome biogenesis protein CcsB, encoding MKKIQNLLISTRTMAVLLLIYAVSMAYATFLENDYGTPAAKAFIYDSKWFELLMFLLILNFIGNIERYRLWRREKWPILAFHLAFILLFIGGAITRYISYEGQMHIREGETSKEITSHKNFFKIQIEEKGEVLNYQDIPFEMTPEVPFWSAVTNHRFKATYDFHGQKIKVTQLAYTPRKKDSLKVTTSGKEYLHFVTTDEVGRLDYYLAEGEVKNIDGALVSFNRPIDGAVEFKKQGNELWIKTPIDAQYMTMATQATGTTKKDEYQPLALRSLYTINHLKIVVPEGLQRGEIISYSGDKNKDKNVPDELLVEVQGPKTKQQVALQVQSYNPNLVKQITIDGMNVMLGFGAKVYTTPFALKLDDFVMETYPGSSSPSAYESHVQIIDEGKQTPYKIYMNHVLNYKGYRFFQSSFDPDRQGTVLSVNHDYWGTLITYIGYGLMFLAMFITLFWKGTRFWTLNQMIKEAGKKKTLSLAFAFLSLGFAYAQAPAKPQKTLSADEMVQHINIDKDHAERFGALLVQSYDGRIQPINTQALDILRKLTGKEKFKQLDANQWFLAATIDPMFWAQVDIIKVETRGKVGQQLEQKTKANQDGYTSLVKLFPADANGNLRFVLEEDYNTAFNKKPAEQSKYDQAVIKLNDKVQVMNALMSWQYFRVIPVQNDPNHKWNSVMDTNFNVDSTAQNILGPYLAAVLMATQSNQWKTANQELDKVKAYQQKWGKNVLPSQTKIDLELLMNKLDVNFKLMIFYAVIAALLLILGFIELFKPNQWLHRGIKVILALGVLGYIVHFLGLAARWYISGHAPWSNGYEAIMFISWVGISAGLLLYRNNNALIPSAGFLVAVLLMGFAHGAVSLDPQITPLVPVLKSYWLVIHVAIITASYGFFGLSFIIGVIVLLFYIVANGATFKKHHDTTLKELSAVSEMSLTIGLFALTIGTFLGGVWANESWGRYWSWDPKETWAFISVIVYAFVLHMRLVPGLRGRYIFHMVTMFAFSTVIMTYFGVNYYLTGLHSYAAGDPIPVPAWVYITLTTMIVLSAWAWLKFKTLKSKA
- the pheA gene encoding prephenate dehydratase, with the protein product MKVGFLGPQASFTQLVASQIFPEESLIPQANILDCFSAVQAGNLDKAVVPLENSIEGTVSMSLDYLYDFKSIFIEAEAILPIVHHLMVHPQNQTVAHIISHPQALAQTFQFRRQAYPNSSTQDYSSTAAAAKWVSEHPEQPWAAVANTYAAQLYGLKILHSSIQDFEQNHTRFIIISKQNHSLQLPHQDLGQKTGLMITLPNDYAGGLHQVLSVFAWRRMNLSKIESRTLKTGLGNYFFYINIVGDWENILYQNAIAELESLGVSVRFLGNYHEYRLEG
- a CDS encoding dipeptidase; this translates as MQDTQNYITEHKKRFLDELIDLLKIASISADPAYNQDVLNCADAVADYLKKAGADQVEVCETKGYPIVFGQKIIDPALPTVLVYGHYDVQPPDPLELWESGPFEPVVKETPLHPEGAIFARGAADDKGQFFMHLKAFEAMMKTQTLPCNVKFIIEGEEEVGSASLADFLKENKEKLACDVILISDTGLYSMEQPTVTTGLRGLSYVEVEVEGPNRDLHSGLYGGAVPNPINVLAKMIASLIDDNGRITVEGFYDNVEVVSLEERAEMNKLKDDVEAFKKAIGLRDVQGEEGYTTLERTSIRPTLDVNGIWGGYIGEGAKTVIPSKAFAKISMRLVPNQTPDEITEKFVKHFEKIAPASVKVKVTPHHGGMPYVLKSDTEEFLAAKKAMEKAFGKEVLPFRSGGSIPITALFEEVLGSKCVLMGFGLGTDAIHSPNEHYGLYNFYKGIESIPCFFQFYTEMKSQK